The sequence CAGGCCAGCGCCCGGAGGCTGCTGAGTGTGTCCCCTCCACCTCTGCCTTTCAGAGAGCCCCGCACGCTACAGCAACAAGGAGCTGAAGGGGATGCTCGTGTGGTCGCCCAACCACTGTGTGTCGGATGCCAAGCGTGAGTGGGTGGGAGCCTGGGTTCATGCCAGTCTGCCCCAGAagggggctggaggctgaggcgTGGGTTCAACCCCTGCCCTGGGGCTCAGGCTTGGAGGCggacccctgtgtgtgtgtgtgggggggggggggcgggggcaggagtaGGAGTTGTAATCCCTCATCCAAGATCCGGCCCCACCCTCCCACAGTTGACAAGTACATTGCAATGGCCAAGGAGAAGCATGGCTACAACATTGAGCAGGTGAGCCTTGGCCCCACTGGGGTTTGGGTGGGGACCGGACAGTGCCAGGGTGGCTCAGACTGAGTTGTGCCCTCtccccggccaggcactgggcatgCTCCTGTGGCATAAGCACGACGTGGAGAAGTCACTGGCCGACCTGGCCAACTTCACCCCGTTCCCCGACGAGTGGACCGTGGAGGACAAGGTGctgtttgaacaggcctttggTTTCCACGGCAAGTGCTTCCAGCGGATCCAGCAGATGGTAAAGCCCTCCACCCCCGCCATCGCTCCTCAGCCCCTCCTTTCCGGTGCGCCTGCCCGGGGCCCACGCTCGGTGGCCCCAGCCTCTGGCGTTGCCCCTCCAGCTGCCCGACAAGCTGATCCCCAGCCTGGTGAAGTATTACTACTCGTGGAAGAAGACCCGGAGCCGGACCAGCGTGATGGACAGACAGGCTCGGCGGCTGGGGGGCCGAAAGGACAAAGAAGAGAGGTGGGGGCCCAGGGGTGAGCCAGGGTGTCGGGGGGACCAAGCGGAGCCCCtgggggccctgcccctgcctcactCTTTCTCTCGCCCTGTGTCAGCAGCGATGAGCTCGAAGAGGGACGAGGAGCTGTGAGTGAGGGGGAGCCAGATGCCGGAGACCCCAAGAGAGAGGTGAGGCCTTAGAACTGGCCCGGCCCACTGGCCCGCCCTCTCCTTGGGCTCTGCGCCACCACCGTCCTCTCCTTTCTCCggcagcctctgccctctcgGCCTCTGAATGCCCGCCCAGGCCCCGggaagaaggaggcccaggcctcgCAGTATCGCCACCACCCACTGAGGACGCGGCGGCGCCCccccaagggcatgtacctgagccCCGAGGGCCTCACTGCCGTGTCAGGAAGCCCAGACCTTGCCAACCTCACGCTTCGAGGCCTCGATTCCCAGCTCATCTCCCTCAAGCGTCAGGTGGGGGCCCGAGAGAAGAAGGGACGGGCAGAGGGAGCCGTCGGCAGCTGGGAGTCATGCCTGGGCAGCTGAGGTGTGAGGGAGACGGTGCAGGTGCCGAGCCTGCTTCTGCCCCTGCCTTGCCCCCTGGGATGCTGGGTGACAGCATTCTTCTCCCACTGGTCTGTGAACAGGAGTGGAGCACAGCGTCGCCCCCGCTGAGCGGCtgtgagggtggagggagctaGTGGTGGGTGGCAGAGAGCTTTGTGGGAAGTGGCACCGGTGTGTGCAGAGCTGGAGCCCTGGCGAGGGCTGGTACTGACGGCCTCCCCGGCATGGAGAGTTTGATATCCCTTCATTGCCTGGCCTTCCAGGTGCAAAGCATGAAGCAGACCAATAGCAGCCTCCGCCAAGCCCTGGAGGGCGGCATTGACCCACTCCGCCCCCCTGAGGTGAGGCTGCTCTTGAGTTGGGGTGCAGGAAGGGGTCCTCTCTGGAGGTGGAGCGGAAAGGGGTGTGCCGCTTGGAGAGCGGCgcctccatttttatgtttttgagtgTAAAGGAGCTATTCCTTGCTCTTCAGGCCAACACCAAGTTCAACTCCCGCTGGACCACAGATGAGCAGCTCCTGGCTGTACAAGGTGGGTGCGActtggagggaaggggggggagcggaatctctccccaccctcaaaggagctgggcagaggggaagggTCAGGAAGTAACTGGTTCTGAGGTGCTCTCTCTGCTACCCTGTGGCCCTCGCAGCCATCCGCAGGTACGGCAAAGACTTCGGGGCTATCGCAGAGGTGATTGGGAACAAGACTCTGACCCAGGTGAAGACCTTTTTTGTGAGCTACCGGCGCCGCTTCAATCTGGAGGAGGTGCTGCAGGAATGGGAGGCTGAGCAGGATGGGGCCCCTGGAGCCCCGGTCCCCATGGAGGAGGCTAGGAGAGGGGCTCCCTTGCCAGCCCCAGCCCTAGAGGAAGATGACGAGGTGAGAAGGGGTGAGAGAAGCCCttcagagaagagaggagaggaaccGCCTACGTCCCTGGGTTGGGCTGAGGGTGTGGCGGAGCCCGGCTTCTCACTCTTGTCTTTCCTTTCAGGTCCAGATTACATCTGTCTCAACATCTGTGCCCCGACCCGTGCCCCCTGCACCacccccccctccacctcccacctcacTGTCCCAGCCGCCCCCACTGCTGAGGCCACCTTTGCCCACGGCCCCTACCCTGCTTCGCCAGCCGCCCCCACTCCAGCAGGGCCGCTTCCTCCAGCCCCGGCTGGCCCCCAACCAGCCCCCACCGCCTCTTATCCGCCCAGCTGTGGCTGCCTCCCGCCACAGTGCCcgccctggccctcagcccccacccaccctgattGGAGCCCCCCTGGAGCCTCCAGCCCCCTCACTCTGAGCCCTGAAGCCCTCCACCCAGAGGCTCCAGAACACCTTTGCTGGATGTGTTGGGCACCCCTGGCTTCACTGACGACAGAAGGGACTAGAACTCTTGCCAGGTCTTTCAAAGACCCACAGCTGCTGACCATCTTGGACAGACCAGCAGTTCTGACCCGTCCGGCAGCTGGCCCATCTCCCACAGCCCAACCGGGGTggggctcagggcccagggcctctgAGCTGGCCTGTGGGCACTGCTCTTCCTGGAGGGGCGCAGGGGCTGCCTCCTAGTCAGCTGGAGTTTGCCCTTTGGCCCTAGCCTTTGTGTAGAGGGGGTCCTGATCGtagcttggggggcgggggaggacatTGTGGCCTGTTGGCggttcttcctcttcccttctttTAGCAATAAGTCTGGGGTGAGgtagggaggggctggaggggggaggg is a genomic window of Myotis daubentonii chromosome 9, mMyoDau2.1, whole genome shotgun sequence containing:
- the RCOR2 gene encoding REST corepressor 2 isoform X1, which gives rise to MPSVMEKPSAGSGILSRSRAKTAPNGGQPPSEDDSSEEEHSHDSMIRVGTNYQAVIPECKPESPARYSNKELKGMLVWSPNHCVSDAKLDKYIAMAKEKHGYNIEQALGMLLWHKHDVEKSLADLANFTPFPDEWTVEDKVLFEQAFGFHGKCFQRIQQMLPDKLIPSLVKYYYSWKKTRSRTSVMDRQARRLGGRKDKEESDELEEGRGAVSEGEPDAGDPKREPLPSRPLNARPGPGKKEAQASQYRHHPLRTRRRPPKGMYLSPEGLTAVSGSPDLANLTLRGLDSQLISLKRQVQSMKQTNSSLRQALEGGIDPLRPPEANTKFNSRWTTDEQLLAVQAIRRYGKDFGAIAEVIGNKTLTQVKTFFVSYRRRFNLEEVLQEWEAEQDGAPGAPVPMEEARRGAPLPAPALEEDDEVQITSVSTSVPRPVPPAPPPPPPPTSLSQPPPLLRPPLPTAPTLLRQPPPLQQGRFLQPRLAPNQPPPPLIRPAVAASRHSARPGPQPPPTLIGAPLEPPAPSL
- the RCOR2 gene encoding REST corepressor 2 isoform X2, whose protein sequence is MPSVMEKPSAGSGILSRSRAKTAPNGGQPPSEDDSSEEEHSHDSMIRVGTNYQAVIPECKPESPARYSNKELKGMLVWSPNHCVSDAKLDKYIAMAKEKHGYNIEQALGMLLWHKHDVEKSLADLANFTPFPDEWTVEDKVLFEQAFGFHGKCFQRIQQMLPDKLIPSLVKYYYSWKKTRSRTSVMDRQARRLGGRKDKEESDELEEGRGAVSEGEPDAGDPKREPLPSRPLNARPGPGKKEAQASQYRHHPLRTRRRPPKGMYLSPEGLTAVSGSPDLANLTLRGLDSQLISLKRQVQSMKQTNSSLRQALEGGIDPLRPPEANTKFNSRWTTDEQLLAVQAIRRYGKDFGAIAEVIGNKTLTQVQITSVSTSVPRPVPPAPPPPPPPTSLSQPPPLLRPPLPTAPTLLRQPPPLQQGRFLQPRLAPNQPPPPLIRPAVAASRHSARPGPQPPPTLIGAPLEPPAPSL
- the RCOR2 gene encoding REST corepressor 2 isoform X3, with the protein product MPSVMEKPSAGSGILSRSRAKTAPNGGQPPSEDDSSEEEHSHDSMIRVGTNYQAVIPECKPESPARYSNKELKGMLVWSPNHCVSDAKLDKYIAMAKEKHGYNIEQALGMLLWHKHDVEKSLADLANFTPFPDEWTVEDKVLFEQAFGFHGKCFQRIQQMLPDKLIPSLVKYYYSWKKTRSRTSVMDRQARRLGGRKDKEESDELEEGRGAVSEGEPDAGDPKREPLPSRPLNARPGPGKKEAQASQYRHHPLRTRRRPPKGMYLSPEGLTAVSGSPDLANLTLRGLDSQLISLKRQVQSMKQTNSSLRQALEGGIDPLRPPEANTKFNSRWTTDEQLLAVQGPDYICLNICAPTRAPCTTPPSTSHLTVPAAPTAEATFAHGPYPASPAAPTPAGPLPPAPAGPQPAPTASYPPSCGCLPPQCPPWPSAPTHPDWSPPGASSPLTLSPEALHPEAPEHLCWMCWAPLASLTTEGTRTLARSFKDPQLLTILDRPAVLTRPAAGPSPTAQPGWGSGPRASELACGHCSSWRGAGAAS